ATCGGCCATATGTATATGCTCAAACTACATCACCTCGTGGATGATAAAATTCATGCCCGTTCAACAGGCCCCTATTCTCTGGTCACGCAGCAGCCGCTGGGCGGCAAGGCACAGTTTGGCGGACAGCGATTTGGCGAGATGGAAGTCTGGGCTCTGGAAGCTTATGGTTCTGCTCATACCCTGCAGGAGATGTTGACTGTAAAATCTGATGATGTTGTCGGCAGGGTAAACACCTATGAATCGATAGTAAAAGGTGAGAATATACCTGAACCCGGCATCCCCGAATCTTTCAAGGTGTTGATTAAGGAGATGCAGAGCCTGGGACTTGACGCTAGAATCTTCACAGAGGATGAAGAGGAGCTGGAGATAGCTGAGAGCGATGAATTGAGCGAAACCAATAAACATCTGGGCCTGGATTCTGAGGTTGAGCAGGACGATTCCAGCGAAGAGGATGGCGAATAATCAAAACTTCCTTTCAGGAAAGGGGAGAGATTCTTGCTGAACGTAAATAATTTTGATTCAATTATGATCGGGATAGCCTCTCCGGATAAGATTCTCGACTGGTCCCGCGGAGAGGTTACCAAACCGGAGACCATAAATTACAGAACTCTCAAACCGGAAAAAGACGGGCTTTTCTGTGAGAGAATTTTCGGCCCGACCAAAGATTTTGAATGCCACTGCGGAAAATATAAACGTGCTCGATATAAAGGTGTCGTGTGTGATCGCTGCGGGGTTGAGGTCACCAGATCGAAAGTCCGTCGGGAGCGCATGGGACATATAGATCTGGCCGCCCCCTGTACCCATATCTGGTTCTTCAAGGGAATTCCCAGCAGATTGGGACTTATCATGGATATGTCACCAAGAAATTTAGAGAAGGTGATCTATTTCGTTTCCTACATCGTACTCGAACCCGGTGATACTCCTCTGGAATACAAGCAGCTGCTTTCAGAGAGCGAATATCGGGAAGCCAGGAAAAAGTATGGTGGAGAATTTGAAGCCATGATGGGGGCTGAAGCTGTCAAAAAGCTTCTGGGTGATATAGATGTTGAGGCTGAAGTTGACGAATTGAAAAAAACCATCAGGGAAAATTCCGGTCAGCGGCGCAAAAGAGCTGTAAGAAGACTTGATGTGATGAGTGGACTCAAAAAATCAGGTTTAAATCCTGAATGGCTGGTTCTGGAAAGAATGCCGGTTATTCCACCTGATCTGCGGCCGATGGTTCAGCTCGATGGAGGTCGCTTTGCTACTTCCGATCTTAATGATCTTTACAGGCGGGTGATCAACAGGAATAACAGGCTCAAGCGCCTCAATGAACTCGGCGCTCCTGAGATCATAATACGCAATGAGAAGAGAATGCTGCAGGAAGCTGTCGATGCCTTAATAGATAACGGACGCCGGGGCAGACCGGTTACCGGAGCCGGCAATCGACCTTTAAAGTCTTTGAGTGATATGCTCAAGGGTAAGCAGGGCAGATTCAGACAGAATCTCCTGGGTAAACGCGTTGATTATTCGGGCCGTTCGGTGATTGTTGTCGGCCCCGAGCTGAAAATGCATCAGTGCGGTCTTCCCAAAAAGATGGCTCTTGAGCTATTCAAGCCTTTCGTTATGAAAGAACTGGTAGATAGAGAGATGGCTCATAACATCAAAAATGCCAAAAAGATGTTGGAAAATGAAGCAGAAGAAGTCTGGGGTATTCTGGAAGAAGTGATAGAGGATCATCCAGTTCTTTTAAATAGAGCTCCAACCCTGCACAGACTTGGTATTCAGGCATTCGAGCCTGTCCTGGTCGAGGGTAAAGCCATAAAACTTCATCCGCTTGTCTGTCCACCCTATAATGCTGATTTTGATGGTGATCAGATGGCTGTTCATGTGCCTCTATCTGTTGAGGCGCAGGCTGAGTCGAGGATTCTGATGCTCTCCACAACCAATCTGCTCTCGCCGGCCGATGGCAGTCCGATAACTGTTCCCTCTCAGGATATGATCATAGGCATATTCTACCTTACTCAGGCTCCTGATGAGGATGTCGAGGAGAGCGAGTACAAGATCTTCTCATCTCAGGCCGAGGCAATTAAGGCTTATGAGACGGGCAACACTTCTTTACATCAGCCGATTAAAACCAGGGTGGGTGATGGCGAGCTGATCGAAACCACTACCGGCAGAGTTATTTTAAATGATGCTTTACCGGATGATATGGAATTTGTCAATTATAAGCTCGATAAAGATAATCTTATCGATCTTATCTCTACTCTCAGCGATCGTTACAATAATGATATAACTTCGGTAGTCCTGGATCGTATCAAAGAGCTGGGCTTTGAGTATTCGACTGTTTCTGGTCTATCGATCGCCATAGATGATGCGGCAATTCCGCCTGAAAAGAAGGAAATTATAGAAGAAGCTGAAAACACAGTCGATGAAATTGAGCAGCATTATAGACGCGGTGCCATAACTGAAGACGAAAAGTACCAGAAAGTTGTCGATATATGGGGTGAGGCTAAAGATGACGTTACCGAAAAGCTGATGGAACACCTCACCGAAGATAATGACATCTATTCTATGGCCACTTCGGGAGCGCGAGGCAGCGTGGCTCAAATTACTCAGCTGGCTGGAATGAGAGGATTAATGGCTGATCCCTCCGGTGAAATTATCGATGTCCCCATTCGTTCTTCCTTCCGCGAGGGACTGGATGTACTTGAATATTTCCTCTCCTCTCACGGAGCCCGTAAAGGCCTGGCTGATACCGCGCTAAGAACTGCTGATTCGGGTTATCTTACCAGAAGATTGGTCGATGTATCTCAGGATGTCATAGTCAGAGAAGATGATTGTGGTACCGATAAGGGCATTGTCGTCAGGGACCTTGGAGCTGAGGACGGCACCCCCATCGAGGAGTTTGAAGAGCGCTGCATCGGACGGCTGGCTGCTGAAGATATTGTCGATCCAGAGACAGGTGAAGTTCTGGTAGAAGAAGATGAAATAATCCGGAAAGATGTCGCTGATGGCTTCAGAGACCGGGGCATCGAAGAGGTTAAGATACGTTCAAATCTGACATGTAAGACCGAACACGGTGTCTGCAAGAAATGCTATGGTAAAAACCTGGCCGATGATCGCATGGTCGAAAAGGGAGAGTCGGTTGGAATAATAGCTGCTCAGGCCATCGGTGAGCCCGGGACTCAGCTCACCATGAGAACATTTCATACAGGTGGAGTTGCCGGTGATGATATAACCCAGGGTCTGCCGCGAGCCGAGGAGCTATTTGAAGGACGTTCTCCCAAAGGCCAGGCAGTTATGACCGCTAAAGGTGGAGAAGTCAAAATAAATGAAAAAGGCAGCTCTATAAGAGTGGTTATTGAAGATGAAGATGGTAAAAAGTCCTATCAAATACCGTATGGATCCAAACTGCTGGTGGAAGAGGGAGATGTAGTTGAGCCTGGCGACAAATTGACGACCGGTCCCATGGATCCCAACAAATTACTCGAGGTCGAAGGGGAAAGGGATACCAATGAATATCTCCTCAAGGAGATTCAGACTGTCTATAGATCACAGGGTGTGGAAATAAATGATAAGCACATCGAAATAGTCATCCGTCAGATGCTCAAGAAGGTCAAGATAAAAGAAGCAGGAGATACCGATCTGCTTCCCGGCAGCCTGGTCAATAAGTTTGAATTTGAAGAAGCCAACCAGGAGGCGATCGAAGAAGGCCTTGAACCGGCAACCTGCGAGCCAGTTCTGCTCGGCATAACCAAGGCTTCGCTCAATACTGAGAGCTTCCTGTCGGCTGCATCATTTCAGGAAACCACACGTGTGCTGACCGAGGCTTCGCTTGAGGGTAAAAAAGATGATCTGCGCGGCCTCAAGGAGAATGTCATAATCGGTCAGCTTATTCCTTCCGGAACCGGCATGAAAAGATATAGATCTGTAGAAATTGCTAGCGAAGATGGTGAGGAACTGGAAGATATGCTGGAGGTAGAAGAACTGGAAGAAGCCGGAGTTGAATAACAGTTGACAACGTCAGGCAAAGGTGTTAAAATGTCTTAGTGTGTGTGAATAGGGTCATTTGACCTGCTTTGAATATCTGGCAGGACAAAAGTGCTATTTTTCAGGAACTCAAAACAGTCAGGGCATAAAATTTTCGGTCTTGATTTTTTGCCGGGTTTTTATGCCCGCTGTTACTATCTTTTTAGCCATGCTATATATTCTATTTAAAAATTTTAATTCCGGGGAAGGAGGTGGAGTCAGGTATGCCAACTATCAATCAGCTGATTCGCAAAGGAAGAGAAGACGTAAAAAAGAAGACGACTGCTCCGGCCCTCGAAGGCTGTCCTCAGAAAAGAGGAGTTTGCACCAGAGTTTACACTGCTACGCCTAAAAAGCCTAATTCTGCTCTGCGCAAGGTTGCCAGAGTCAGATTGACCAACGGTAAAGAAGTGACAGCTTATATTCCCGGCATAGGTCA
The DNA window shown above is from Halarsenatibacter silvermanii and carries:
- the rpoC gene encoding DNA-directed RNA polymerase subunit beta', with translation MLNVNNFDSIMIGIASPDKILDWSRGEVTKPETINYRTLKPEKDGLFCERIFGPTKDFECHCGKYKRARYKGVVCDRCGVEVTRSKVRRERMGHIDLAAPCTHIWFFKGIPSRLGLIMDMSPRNLEKVIYFVSYIVLEPGDTPLEYKQLLSESEYREARKKYGGEFEAMMGAEAVKKLLGDIDVEAEVDELKKTIRENSGQRRKRAVRRLDVMSGLKKSGLNPEWLVLERMPVIPPDLRPMVQLDGGRFATSDLNDLYRRVINRNNRLKRLNELGAPEIIIRNEKRMLQEAVDALIDNGRRGRPVTGAGNRPLKSLSDMLKGKQGRFRQNLLGKRVDYSGRSVIVVGPELKMHQCGLPKKMALELFKPFVMKELVDREMAHNIKNAKKMLENEAEEVWGILEEVIEDHPVLLNRAPTLHRLGIQAFEPVLVEGKAIKLHPLVCPPYNADFDGDQMAVHVPLSVEAQAESRILMLSTTNLLSPADGSPITVPSQDMIIGIFYLTQAPDEDVEESEYKIFSSQAEAIKAYETGNTSLHQPIKTRVGDGELIETTTGRVILNDALPDDMEFVNYKLDKDNLIDLISTLSDRYNNDITSVVLDRIKELGFEYSTVSGLSIAIDDAAIPPEKKEIIEEAENTVDEIEQHYRRGAITEDEKYQKVVDIWGEAKDDVTEKLMEHLTEDNDIYSMATSGARGSVAQITQLAGMRGLMADPSGEIIDVPIRSSFREGLDVLEYFLSSHGARKGLADTALRTADSGYLTRRLVDVSQDVIVREDDCGTDKGIVVRDLGAEDGTPIEEFEERCIGRLAAEDIVDPETGEVLVEEDEIIRKDVADGFRDRGIEEVKIRSNLTCKTEHGVCKKCYGKNLADDRMVEKGESVGIIAAQAIGEPGTQLTMRTFHTGGVAGDDITQGLPRAEELFEGRSPKGQAVMTAKGGEVKINEKGSSIRVVIEDEDGKKSYQIPYGSKLLVEEGDVVEPGDKLTTGPMDPNKLLEVEGERDTNEYLLKEIQTVYRSQGVEINDKHIEIVIRQMLKKVKIKEAGDTDLLPGSLVNKFEFEEANQEAIEEGLEPATCEPVLLGITKASLNTESFLSAASFQETTRVLTEASLEGKKDDLRGLKENVIIGQLIPSGTGMKRYRSVEIASEDGEELEDMLEVEELEEAGVE
- the rpsL gene encoding 30S ribosomal protein S12, with amino-acid sequence MPTINQLIRKGREDVKKKTTAPALEGCPQKRGVCTRVYTATPKKPNSALRKVARVRLTNGKEVTAYIPGIGHNLQEHSVVLVRGGRVKDLPGVRYHIVRGALDTAGVEDRKQARSKYGVKKPDDE